From a single Parafrankia discariae genomic region:
- a CDS encoding winged helix-turn-helix transcriptional regulator, giving the protein MQNAAGTAFLADCPTRLAVEIISDKWAVLVLFGLSQQPRRHGELVDLIGGISRKVLTQTLRRLQQYGLVERHAGAPRRVEYSLTDLGQTLLEPIEVLTNWARDHGGAVVDFQEATRPPTGG; this is encoded by the coding sequence ATGCAGAACGCAGCTGGAACAGCCTTCCTCGCCGACTGCCCCACGCGCCTGGCGGTCGAGATCATCTCGGACAAATGGGCAGTGCTCGTGCTCTTCGGGCTCAGCCAGCAGCCTCGTAGGCACGGTGAGCTCGTCGACCTCATCGGCGGCATCTCGCGCAAGGTCCTCACCCAGACGCTGCGCCGGCTCCAGCAGTACGGTCTGGTCGAACGCCATGCCGGAGCGCCACGGCGGGTCGAGTACAGCCTCACCGACCTCGGCCAAACCCTTCTCGAGCCCATCGAAGTCCTGACGAACTGGGCGAGGGACCACGGCGGGGCCGTCGTCGACTTCCAGGAGGCGACCAGGCCGCCGACGGGAGGTTAG